The Malus domestica chromosome 17, GDT2T_hap1 genome contains the following window.
TTTTGCTTTGTTCTTCTGCAACTTCAGCGTTGATATTTTTGGGCATCCTTACATCGCGTTATGCTGAAGATGATTTCCTCGAATCCCTACCCACAAAGATGATACTAGGCCTTTCCACACTCTTGATCTCCATCGCCACCATGATGGTTGCCTTTTCTTCTGCCCTTTTCATCATGTTTCGGGATAAATCATGGTTTACTTatccattaattttccttgCTACTATACCCGTCACTTTATTTATTAGGATGCAAGTTCCTCTGCTCATTAGGATTTTCAAGTCTACTTATTGTGAACGAGTATTCGATGAGAAAATCGAACACTGGATATAAATTCTTGATGGGGTATGCGATACATTAATTGTGTAATTGTAGTAATGTAATGTTATCACTTTCAAGAAAGCTTGTATGCATTGTCCACACTGCTAAGTGTTTGGTTCCTATAATAataaggaaactttaacgaaaagctatcggtattgttcactttaacgaaaaaccatatttttacactaaaaagtcaaaccccattgttcaattttttttatttgttctcCAGAAGATATATAGAATTTAAttggaaaacttgaagaaagttgaggttccaccataaaactcaTTGGTAATATGGTCTTGGATCATATATTTATGAATGTGAGACTGAAGTTGGAAATGGAATGGAAGTCTTGGATCGAATCACCATGGCAGTCAGGTATAACGAATGAGGGTTCTGATACAACATACTTACGTACACTCCATCAGCGGTAACAAACATGACTATGTATGTACTTCCTAaaagtgttattattttgcttgTCCTGCCATTTCCATTCTTTCACTGTATTCCACTTGGAGATGCACCTTAGCGGACCACGTTCCTTCTGACACAATTCAAATACGATATTTACATTGAAAACATGGAACAGGTAAGTGCCTAAAAATGCTGTCATGTAACCAAACTAACAATACCTCATTATTCCAAACTGCCGCAGCAACGTGACTCTTAAAACTCTTTAGCAATGATGTATCTGTCGGCCCTCCTGGAAAAGGCTCTGTCACTTTGGCATCGACCCCAACATCTATATCGTCTGTAGCTGAGACGTTGTTCCCAGCATTTGTATCGTCTGTAACTAAGACGATGGCCCCAACATTTGTGTCGTCCGTAGCTTGGATGTCGTCTAAAACACCATCGACAGATGGTTTATCCTCTACGGAATCATTAACCACCTCACATTCATTAGAGGAGGCAGCCTTTCGCTTCTGCGCAGATGCAGGGGGATGTACCGGAATATTTTTCTCATTAGCATTACTTTTCTTAGATGATCTTGCAACCTCCTTAGTTTTTGTTGCCTTCTCCATAGCTAgaattaattaagaaaattaaagatAAAACAATTCCGGCGTCCTATGAGAGAAGCATTTTTGTGGAAAAACATACAAGGAATCATTTTCTGGTGTTCTGCTAACATATAAAAGGTATAATATAACTGGAAACTTGAAAGGAACCTATAAGACTTAATCATGCGTCACGTAGAAATGTGAAATGTGAAATGTTCATGTATgtataaacaacaacaacaataaccaAGCCTTATCCTACTAAGTGGGGGCTAAtttatgaatcctagaacgtcagtGCACTCTGTCACATTGGCACAAGTATAGCACAATCAATTAGCAGACTGCTCAGCTTTGCAATTGCTAAATTGTTTCCCTTTCAAATGATTTCTTGTTTAACAAAATCCAGTTAATTAGCCACTTGTGAATGTAATTAGTAATACAATAATTTGGTAACCAATTTTCTACGGTTCCATTCCACAAGAAGTTCAAATTTTGAACTTGTTCTAACACAACCAGACAGCAGATGaaacttttgaactttttcagAAACCTAAAAGCCTCAAATGGACAGAAACAGAGAAACCCAGAACCCCAAATTTGACAGAACCCCTAAACCCCCAAATTGACAGAA
Protein-coding sequences here:
- the LOC103425807 gene encoding uncharacterized protein: MEKATKTKEVARSSKKSNANEKNIPVHPPASAQKRKAASSNECEVVNDSVEDKPSVDGVLDDIQATDDTNVGAIVLVTDDTNAGNNVSATDDIDVGVDAKVTEPFPGGPTDTSLLKSFKSHVAAAVWNNEERGPLKCMSKWNILKEWKWQDKQNNDTYRRYITESCLLPLLECTYRIVDKIVVSAFVERGQPETNTFHPPFGEMTITLDDVSNLIGVPVTGKAISLQADEVMSNHELLV